DNA from Bacillus sp. (in: firmicutes):
CCGAAGTTTTTGAATATGGTTGTGAAGTTAAAAACCTCTTTAACCGCATTTGACTTACTGGCAGTTACACAAAATATTGAGAATGAGCTTGGTCGAACGAGAGAGATTCGTTGGGGTCCACGAACAATTGACCTTGACATTTTGCTTTTTAATAATGAAAATATAAATTCGGAGCAGTTAATTGTTCCACATCCACGAATGTTTGAACGAGCTTTTGTTATGATTCCTTTGCTCGAAATTAATAAGGAGCTATTATCACAATATAAGCTTGATGTTGATTCTTTTCAGAAAGATCAAGGTATATCGTTATACATCGAGCGCAAGTAAAGTACTTCAACAGTAAAGAGGTGACTGTAATGTTTAAAATAGGCGATATTAAGTTGAAGAACCAAGTTGTTTTAGCGCCAATGGCAGGGGTATGCAATGCAGCCTTCCGCCTAATCGTAAAAGAATTTGGAGCAGGACTTGTATGTGCGGAAATGGTCAGCGATAAAGCGATTTTATATAAAAATGAAAAAACAATGGACATGCTTTATATTGATGAGCGTGAAAAGCCTTTAAGTCTACAAATCTTTGGCGGCGAAAAAGAAACTCTTGTTGAAGCTGCTAAATTTGTAGAGAAAAATACGACAGCTGACATTATTGATATCAATATGGGTTGCCCTGTCCCGAAGATTATTAAAAGCGACGCTGGTGCAAAATGGCTTTTAGATTCAAATAAAATTTATGAGATGGTTGCGGCGGTTGTTGATGCTGTGGAAAAGCCGGTTACGGTAAAAATGCGAATGGGTTGGGATGACAACCATATTTATGCTGTTGAGAATGCCCAAGCTGTAGAACGGGCTGGGGGAAAAGCGGTGTCACTGCATGGCCGGACTCGTGTGCAAATGTATGAAGGAAAAGCGAACTGGGATATTATTAAGCAAGTAAAAGATGCAGTAAATATCCCGGTTATTGGAAATGGTGATGTGAAAACTCCTGAGGATGCCAAAAGAATGCTAGACATGACAGGTTGCGACGGGGTGATGATTGGCCGGGCTGCACTTGGCGACCCATGGATGATTTATCGAACAGTTCATTACCTAGAAACAGGTGAGTTAATGGCACCTCCGTCTCCACAGGAAAAAATTAAAGTATGTATGCTCCATGCTGACCGCTTAATTAATCTGAAAGGTGAAAAAGTTGGTATAATGGAAATGCGCAAGCATGCTTCATGGTATTTAAAAGGGCTGCGCGGAAATGCTAAAGTACGCAATGCCATAAATGAATGTGAGGCAAGAGCAGAATTGGAATCTTTACTTCAGGAATATATATCGTTTCTGGAAGAAAGATATGATGAAGGTGTTCAGGTTGGATAAAGCTATTTGACACATTAATAACTCTACCATATAATACCGATGAGATTATTTTTATCTGATTACTGCCAGTACCCACTGGCAGTTTTTTATATTATTTGATTAACTTTATATATAACCTACCTTTGGAGAATAAGATGT
Protein-coding regions in this window:
- the folK gene encoding 2-amino-4-hydroxy-6-hydroxymethyldihydropteridine diphosphokinase; the protein is MNNIAYISLGTNQGNRRRFLEVAINMLDGHQNIFISDFSSIYETEPIGYTEQPKFLNMVVKLKTSLTAFDLLAVTQNIENELGRTREIRWGPRTIDLDILLFNNENINSEQLIVPHPRMFERAFVMIPLLEINKELLSQYKLDVDSFQKDQGISLYIERK
- the dusB gene encoding tRNA dihydrouridine synthase DusB; translated protein: MFKIGDIKLKNQVVLAPMAGVCNAAFRLIVKEFGAGLVCAEMVSDKAILYKNEKTMDMLYIDEREKPLSLQIFGGEKETLVEAAKFVEKNTTADIIDINMGCPVPKIIKSDAGAKWLLDSNKIYEMVAAVVDAVEKPVTVKMRMGWDDNHIYAVENAQAVERAGGKAVSLHGRTRVQMYEGKANWDIIKQVKDAVNIPVIGNGDVKTPEDAKRMLDMTGCDGVMIGRAALGDPWMIYRTVHYLETGELMAPPSPQEKIKVCMLHADRLINLKGEKVGIMEMRKHASWYLKGLRGNAKVRNAINECEARAELESLLQEYISFLEERYDEGVQVG